The Starkeya sp. ORNL1 DNA window CCATAGATCAGGATGACGCCGCCGCTTTCAAGCTTGATGGAGGCGACATCGGGCATCGGCTCGGCGGCAGCCACAAGCAGCGCAGCCATTTTGGGACTTGCGCTGGCGGCATCGTTGGACCAGCCCGCGGTCTCGCGGATATTGGCGAATTTGATGGCATTGGCCCGCGCCGTCTCCGATGACACGTCCAAGAACAAGGCAGCTTCCTGCGTACACCCGACTGTCAGCGCTCTATCCGCTGCGGCGATCACGCGAAAGCGGTCCATTTCACGGCCGCAAAGGTTTCGCGCCGTCAGAATCTCGCTGCCTTTGCAACCACGTCCGACCGCATCCGCGTCGAGTGGTACTGTGTCCTCACAGGAGCAAATCAGGATTTGTTCGGAAGGAGATGTCATGAAGCCGAATTGCTCCGCAAACCGGGCTGCACGGGCCGACGCCAATTGGTCGAAAACCTGATTACACTATATGCTCAGCATTCGACAAATACAGAGCGCGATATCCGAATGCGAATGCCTGCACCTGCCGATATTTGGCGATGTATCACGAGAAATTTATAATCTCACGCGCGGCTTTGGCCTCGGCCTGGATCGCGAAACGACAGGAGGCGCACGTGAAGCTACTGCGCACCATCCGGCTGGATATTTCGGACACATTCGTGTTCGAACAGGCGGCCGAGCCTGGCGAGTGGGCGGTCTCCGGCGCTTTCATGTTCGCGCGACATAACATCACTGAACTGCAAGGTAAGGCGCGTACCGCATTTCGTGCCGGCTTTCTCGGCGTGGGATCGTTCGGCCATTCGTCGTTGGCACAAGTGGTAGAGGCCAGCGCGCAGGATCGCCATGAACTGGTTGGATCGCTCGCGTCCCAGCTCATTGCCCGCTGCGGCGCGCCCGATCTCACCACCGCCATGCCCGCGGCGGAAGAGGAGGTCGCCTTCGTTGAATCGCTGTGCGAGCATCCCGATGGATTGCTGATCGCGGTCTCGCGCAGCTGCGAAGAAACTGGGATTCGCGAAGTGTTTCGCACGCTGCGTCCGCGCGCCGATACCGATGGCCATCGACCGTTCCAGTTCGTCGAGGTGATCGGCGATGATGAGGCGCCCGAGGAACATTTCGACCTCACAACGCTGGAGCGCGGGGACCGGACGTGAGTACGCGGCGTGATTTCTGGCTCTCCAGCGGCCACCATTTGCTGGACCGCAATGCCGAGGGGCGACTCGTGGTCACCGAAGAATTCCTGAAGGCTTATCTGGCGCGGCCGGAGCTGGTACCGCCGCCGGAAGCCTGCGACGCCGAACGCGGATTGCATCAGATGCTGCTTCGGAATCCGCGAGCGGCAATTACGGTATTGCAGATTGCCGATATCGCCGACGCCGATGCACGTGAAAACTGGGAGATGATGATTGCCTGGCGCGATCATCTGGTCCGGCACGACACGATCGAGGCCGCCTATCTCAATCTTGTCCGTCATAACGTGGTGTATCCGCGCATCTTCATCGACCAACTGGTTCATCTGATCCTGCGCAACTTGCTGGATGATTGCGACGACGCTTTCGTACTGCGCGCGAGCGAGCTATTTTTTCGTCCGCAAAAGGTTCGGTTGGATGGGGGACAACTGACCGTCAGCGATGACGAGAACACGCCGTGCTTCAACCCTCATGCAGCGTCACCGCTGTATTCGCTGCTTGGAATGCCAGCCGAGTCGGGAAATGAGACGCTCTGCGCCAGCAATGCTGATAGCTACTGGGATCGCAGTGACCTGTTCGACTTTGCGCTTGATCTGCGCGGCGGCGAGCCGGGCGCCGCGGCGTTCATCTTGGTGTTGACCCGGTGGATTTCCCATTTGCTGGCGATCGACACCGTGATTGATCCGCTGACGGAACTGCGCGAGGCACCGCTGTCCTGGTATGTCGGCCTCGATGCCGAGGCTACCCGGATCGGCGATTTGCTGTGGCGCTCCGGTAGCATCGATGACGCCGCGCGCGCGCGTCTGATCGCGCTTTACCGCCTGATATTCGTCCATCCAGCAGATATGATCGAGTCAGTCAGGGGCGAGCCGGTCTATGTCCTGATGGCCGTCGACGAAGATGGACTGCTGCAGATGAAGCCGCACAACATCATCAACGGATTGCCGATCCGTAGCGCGGAGTTGGTCAAATGAGATCGACCGCATTGTTGGTAATTCCCGTCGGCGTCGTGGTTGAACGTCGCGCGGCAAGGAGCAAGTGGGCAGACTATCTGTGGCGCCCGGTATCAGTCCTGATCGGAACGCCCGCTGCTATGCCGGGGACGCCGATTGAAACCACTACCGGTGCGACGTTGTTTTATGCCGGTGAGACCGCGATCGAACTGCATCGCACCGAAACTGTCTATTACCGCGACAATATCAACTCCGACGCACCGATGCTGTGGGTCGTGCTGCAGCCGGTGCTTTCCGAGTTTCCGTACCGCGTGCTGTCTGTCACTGCTGATCCCGGCGAGGGAGAGGCCTTTACGGATGGTGGTGACAATATCGTGGAGGCGCTGCCGATGCCCGCGGATGTGCTCGAGACGGTCCGCCAATTCATCGCCGAATATCACGTCGAGCGGCCGTTCAAGAAACGACGCCGGACGCCTTCGGATGCGCTCGGTCCGGAAACGGATGTCGGCAAATGAGCCGCACCGAGAACTTCTTCAGCCGCTGGTCGCGACTGAAGAGCGAACCGGAGGTCGGGCCAGGGGCGGTGGAGACCTCTGGTGTCGAAGCGCCTCCCGCGATAGGCGATGATGAAGGCGCCTCTCGGGAAACACTCGTCGATTCCCAGCCTGTCGACGAGCCTGACCCGGCTTTCGATCCGGCCAGCCTGCCGCCGATCGAGTCGATCGAGATCGGCACCGATATTCGCGGCTTCCTGCAACCGCATGTTCCGCCGGAATTGACGCGGGCGGCGCTGAGACGAGCCTGGGCAAGGGATCCATCGATCCGGGATTTCATCGGCATTGCCGAAAATCAGTGGAATTTCAACGATCCGAGTTCAATCTTTGGCTTCGGTCCGCTGCGTGCCACCGATAATTTGCCGGCGCTGCTGGCGCAGGCACTCGGAAGACCCGAAGACATCGCGGAAAGGGTAATTGCGGCGTCGGACGCTGCTCCGGAGGCAAATCCTGTTGAAGGCTCTGCGGTTCGCCGAGAGCCGCCGCCAGTGGCTGAAGCCGTGACCAACACAGAGGCAGACGGATCTCCCGGCGCTGTCGCATTGGAAGACAGCCAGGTCTCGGTCGGGGAGGGGATGTCGCGCCGGCGGCGGCCGCAGGGCGGAGCACTGCCGAGGTGAACACTGATCTAGACCCCACCATCGACGATCTCGATCACGCACGCGCGCAGGAATATGCGCTGCTGGCAACATTGCTCATGCGCAATCCCGACGCGGCCGTATTGGAACGCCTGGCCTTGCTGCGTGGTAACGACAGTCCGCTCGGGCTTGCCCATGCGGCGCTCGGCGCTGCCGCGGCCAGTGCCAACGCTGAGACGGTACGGCGGGAGTATTTCGATCTTTTCGCTGGCCTCGGCGAAAACGGGCTAATGCCTTACGCGTCGTTTTATCTGGCTGGCTCGCTATAT harbors:
- a CDS encoding DUF6505 family protein, which produces MKLLRTIRLDISDTFVFEQAAEPGEWAVSGAFMFARHNITELQGKARTAFRAGFLGVGSFGHSSLAQVVEASAQDRHELVGSLASQLIARCGAPDLTTAMPAAEEEVAFVESLCEHPDGLLIAVSRSCEETGIREVFRTLRPRADTDGHRPFQFVEVIGDDEAPEEHFDLTTLERGDRT
- a CDS encoding DUF6352 family protein — its product is MSTRRDFWLSSGHHLLDRNAEGRLVVTEEFLKAYLARPELVPPPEACDAERGLHQMLLRNPRAAITVLQIADIADADARENWEMMIAWRDHLVRHDTIEAAYLNLVRHNVVYPRIFIDQLVHLILRNLLDDCDDAFVLRASELFFRPQKVRLDGGQLTVSDDENTPCFNPHAASPLYSLLGMPAESGNETLCASNADSYWDRSDLFDFALDLRGGEPGAAAFILVLTRWISHLLAIDTVIDPLTELREAPLSWYVGLDAEATRIGDLLWRSGSIDDAARARLIALYRLIFVHPADMIESVRGEPVYVLMAVDEDGLLQMKPHNIINGLPIRSAELVK
- a CDS encoding DUF3305 domain-containing protein gives rise to the protein MRSTALLVIPVGVVVERRAARSKWADYLWRPVSVLIGTPAAMPGTPIETTTGATLFYAGETAIELHRTETVYYRDNINSDAPMLWVVLQPVLSEFPYRVLSVTADPGEGEAFTDGGDNIVEALPMPADVLETVRQFIAEYHVERPFKKRRRTPSDALGPETDVGK
- a CDS encoding DUF3306 domain-containing protein, translated to MSRTENFFSRWSRLKSEPEVGPGAVETSGVEAPPAIGDDEGASRETLVDSQPVDEPDPAFDPASLPPIESIEIGTDIRGFLQPHVPPELTRAALRRAWARDPSIRDFIGIAENQWNFNDPSSIFGFGPLRATDNLPALLAQALGRPEDIAERVIAASDAAPEANPVEGSAVRREPPPVAEAVTNTEADGSPGAVALEDSQVSVGEGMSRRRRPQGGALPR